DNA from Jeotgalibacillus haloalkalitolerans:
GCGCTCAAAAAGTGCGCTGTAATAAGTCCAGGTAAAACCGTTTTCTCCTCTGCCGCTCTCCATAAATGCGAGCATCAGACTTCCTCCTGCAAGCAGCAAAAAAGCGCAAGCCGGAAGCAGCAGGAGGATCAGCCGGTTAGTCTGCCGCCACTTCATTACGCCACTCCGATTCAATCCACTCAACGTACCCCGCATCTATTTCAGAAATGTATGCGTCCGCAAGCACCTCTGCATCCAGCACCGTATTCCCGCGCTCAAGCTCTTCAAAGCCTGCACGCGCCTCATCACTCAGGCTGCCAAGATCGATCGGCGAGCTTTCTCCCCAATAATCAGGCTGTAACTTTTCAAGCTGAGCTTCAGGGCTTAAGAAAAAGTCGATCGCAGCCATTGCGGCTTCTTTGTTCGGGCTGTTATAAGGAATTGACAGGAAGTGCGTATTACCGATTGAACCTGGATCTTCAAGCACAAAAGATTCAGTTGTCTCAGGGAACACACCGTCACGCACAAGTGATTCTGCACGAGCTTCGTTATAGCCCATCGTCATCCACACCTCTCCCTGACTGTAAAGACGATCCAGTTCTTCAAGTGAAGCCGGATACGTTTCCCCGCCTCTCCACAGATCAGGTTCAATGTCATTCAAATAATCCCACATCGCAGCCGCCTGACCCTCTTCAAGCGGTGCATACGGCTCACCAAGGAGCTCATCAGCTTCCACTGCTTCTCCCAGCATCACATGTCTGATGAATGCATTTCCTGTAAAATCACTCGCTTCCGGATACGTAAATCTCCCCGGGTTCTCGCTGATCCATGTTTTCAGTTCATCCAACGTAGCAGGCGGATTGTCTATTTTGGAAGTATCATAGTTAAAGACGAATTGAACCTTCCCCCACGGTGCTTCATATCCTTCAGTAGCCGTCCCGAAATCAAATTCATAGTCTTCAGGCAGATAAAATTCCTGATAAGAAGGGATTTCATCAACGAATGGTCCGAATAGTAGATCGCCTTCCTGCGCCCGCTTGAAGTTTTCACCATTCATCCAGATCAGATCAATTGTTCCTTCATCCTGATCCGCTCTTTTTTCTGTTTCAAGCTTCTGAATGATTTCATTTGTATCAAGCGGTATGCGCTCAAGCGTAACATCATACTTCTCCTGCAATGCCAGAATCGCATAATCATCAATATAGCTGTTAATTCCGGGGTCACCGCCCCACATATAAAGACGGACTGTTTCACCCGCCGCAGTTTCAGTGATGTCCTCCCATGAGGATTCGGACAGGTTCAAATCTTCCTGTTCTGTTTCCTGCGCGCTGCAGCCTGCAAGCAGCAGCCCCGCTATAAAAATGGTGCTTTTTTTCATATAGATATTCACCCTGTTCTTTGTATAATCGTTACCCATCAATACAATAAATCCAAGTATCCCCCGCAGGCATATTTTATTCCTTTACCCTCAGTTGATCTGTTAGATGCCTTACAAATCATTTTTATTATTAAAATAAGCACTTGCCTGATGCAAGTGCCTGTGTGTTCAGATCGCCGCAGACCATTCCTTTGTTTTCCTGTCGTAGGAAAACACGGCTGACGGCTCTCTCTTATATTTCTTCTGCATATCTTCCTGCAGATCATCCATGTTAGCGTAATCACCGGCTACCCATACCGGCACTT
Protein-coding regions in this window:
- a CDS encoding ABC transporter substrate-binding protein is translated as MGNDYTKNRVNIYMKKSTIFIAGLLLAGCSAQETEQEDLNLSESSWEDITETAAGETVRLYMWGGDPGINSYIDDYAILALQEKYDVTLERIPLDTNEIIQKLETEKRADQDEGTIDLIWMNGENFKRAQEGDLLFGPFVDEIPSYQEFYLPEDYEFDFGTATEGYEAPWGKVQFVFNYDTSKIDNPPATLDELKTWISENPGRFTYPEASDFTGNAFIRHVMLGEAVEADELLGEPYAPLEEGQAAAMWDYLNDIEPDLWRGGETYPASLEELDRLYSQGEVWMTMGYNEARAESLVRDGVFPETTESFVLEDPGSIGNTHFLSIPYNSPNKEAAMAAIDFFLSPEAQLEKLQPDYWGESSPIDLGSLSDEARAGFEELERGNTVLDAEVLADAYISEIDAGYVEWIESEWRNEVAAD